A genomic stretch from Gemmatimonadaceae bacterium includes:
- the rplM gene encoding 50S ribosomal protein L13, producing the protein MKTFSATPADIERKWFIVDADGMVLGRLASEIAKILRGKHKPIYTPHMDTGDNVIVINASKVRVTGKKSDQKTYFSHTGYMGHERKTPYASVAAKHPERVIEKAVHGMLPKSALARQVLRLKLRVYANGEHPHAAQKPTVLTFSKQST; encoded by the coding sequence ATGAAGACTTTCAGCGCGACCCCCGCGGACATCGAGCGCAAGTGGTTCATTGTCGATGCCGACGGGATGGTGCTTGGGCGCCTCGCGTCCGAAATCGCAAAGATTCTCCGCGGCAAGCACAAGCCGATCTACACCCCGCACATGGACACGGGTGACAACGTCATTGTCATCAATGCGTCCAAGGTCCGGGTGACGGGCAAGAAGAGCGATCAGAAGACCTACTTCTCGCACACGGGCTACATGGGTCACGAGCGCAAGACGCCCTACGCATCGGTTGCGGCCAAGCACCCGGAGCGCGTGATCGAGAAGGCCGTGCACGGCATGCTGCCCAAGTCGGCCCTCGCCCGACAGGTGTTGCGTCTCAAGCTGCGCGTGTACGCCAATGGCGAGCACCCGCACGCCGCCCAGAAGCCAACCGTCCTGACCTTTTCCAAGCAGAGCACCTGA
- the rpsI gene encoding 30S ribosomal protein S9: MAESQIRAVGRRKEAVCRVYLKPGSGKWDVNGRTLGDYFPRPTLVSAIQQAFTATDSLGRFDVRAKVEGGGLTGQAGALRLAVARALVSVDETHRRKLRDLGLLTRDARAVERKKPGRPGARKRFQFSKR; this comes from the coding sequence ATGGCTGAATCGCAGATCCGCGCCGTGGGCCGCCGCAAGGAGGCTGTCTGCCGCGTTTACCTCAAGCCCGGCTCGGGCAAGTGGGACGTGAATGGTCGCACCCTGGGCGACTACTTCCCGCGCCCGACGCTCGTCTCGGCGATTCAGCAGGCGTTCACCGCGACGGACTCGCTCGGGCGCTTCGACGTACGCGCCAAGGTCGAAGGCGGGGGACTCACCGGTCAGGCCGGGGCGCTGCGCCTCGCCGTGGCGCGGGCGCTCGTGTCCGTCGACGAAACGCACCGTCGCAAGCTGCGCGACCTCGGGCTCCTCACGCGTGACGCGCGCGCCGTGGAGCGCAAGAAGCCGGGCCGCCCGGGCGCCCGCAAGCGTTTCCAGTTCTCCAAGCGTTAG
- the rpsB gene encoding 30S ribosomal protein S2: MSAPSLEQLLEAGVHFGHQTRRWNPKMRRFIFAERNGIHIIDLQKTLKQIEAAQEFVRQTVLRGENVLFVCTKRQVSAIVKAEADRCGALHVTERWLGGLLTNFGTIKKQTRRLKELEAGSEAGGEFENYTKKEQLLLTRQRDKLLKNLAGIKNMTRLPGLMFVIDAKKERIAVSEANKLGIPIVAICDTNSDPDLITVPIAGNDDAIRSVELITKFIGDVIAEARREAPVRAVEEEAEESTYSSDRGLEPTGDDERRRRRRPRRRRAKPEAIAARLKTPGVEGAEGGDADGGEATPEAE; this comes from the coding sequence ATGTCCGCACCGTCCCTCGAGCAGTTGCTGGAAGCCGGCGTCCACTTCGGGCACCAGACCCGTCGTTGGAACCCGAAGATGCGCCGCTTCATCTTCGCCGAGCGCAATGGCATCCACATCATCGATCTGCAGAAGACCCTCAAGCAGATCGAAGCGGCGCAGGAGTTCGTGCGCCAGACCGTCCTCCGCGGCGAGAACGTGCTCTTTGTCTGCACCAAGCGGCAGGTCTCGGCCATCGTGAAGGCCGAAGCCGATCGGTGCGGCGCCCTCCACGTCACCGAACGCTGGCTCGGCGGGCTGCTCACCAACTTCGGCACGATCAAGAAGCAGACGCGCCGGCTCAAGGAGCTCGAGGCGGGCTCCGAGGCCGGTGGTGAGTTCGAGAACTACACCAAGAAGGAACAGCTTCTCCTTACCAGGCAGCGCGACAAGCTCCTCAAGAACCTGGCCGGCATCAAGAACATGACGCGCCTCCCGGGGCTCATGTTCGTGATCGACGCCAAGAAGGAGCGCATTGCGGTGTCTGAGGCCAACAAGCTCGGGATCCCGATCGTCGCGATCTGCGACACGAACTCGGACCCCGACCTCATCACGGTCCCGATCGCTGGGAACGACGACGCGATCCGCTCCGTCGAGCTGATCACGAAGTTCATCGGCGACGTCATCGCCGAAGCGCGCCGCGAGGCGCCGGTTCGAGCGGTCGAAGAAGAGGCGGAGGAGAGCACGTATTCGTCGGATCGTGGCCTCGAGCCTACCGGTGACGACGAGCGTCGTCGCCGTCGCCGTCCGCGGCGCCGTCGGGCCAAGCCCGAGGCCATCGCCGCGCGGCTCAAGACCCCCGGCGTCGAAGGTGCCGAAGGTGGCGATGCCGACGGCGGCGAAGCGACGCCGGAGGCCGAGTAG
- a CDS encoding elongation factor Ts, translating to MAITAKDVADLRARTGAGMMDCKKALEEAAGDITKAIEILRMKGITKAEKRAGRSATEGRIVVKLADHGQTASIIEVNSETDFVARNDEFGTIAHALAEHVFADSALDSAVHNAAEGTVLGQAWHQDQSRTVADVVKEASAKTGENVVFRRYARFATDGVIGHYVHFNGKVAAVVDVTGANNAAARELAKSVAEHVAAGVPRVPYGVTRDDVPKAFVEKEREIFTAQAKESGKPDNIVARMVDGQVNKLYAEAALLEQPWVRDPNMSIKQLVEQKAREGGSPLAIRRFVRYQMGEE from the coding sequence ATGGCGATCACCGCAAAGGACGTAGCAGACCTCCGGGCCCGCACGGGCGCTGGCATGATGGATTGCAAGAAGGCACTCGAGGAGGCCGCGGGAGATATCACCAAGGCGATCGAGATCCTTCGCATGAAGGGCATCACCAAGGCCGAGAAGCGCGCTGGGCGTTCGGCGACCGAAGGCCGCATCGTGGTCAAGCTCGCGGACCACGGGCAGACCGCCTCGATCATCGAAGTCAATTCGGAAACCGACTTCGTCGCGAGAAATGACGAGTTCGGGACGATCGCGCACGCCCTGGCCGAGCACGTCTTTGCCGACAGTGCGCTCGACTCCGCCGTCCACAACGCCGCGGAGGGCACCGTCCTTGGGCAGGCGTGGCATCAGGACCAGTCCAGGACCGTGGCCGACGTCGTGAAGGAAGCGTCCGCGAAGACCGGCGAAAACGTCGTGTTCCGCCGCTATGCGCGGTTTGCCACCGATGGCGTCATCGGGCACTACGTGCATTTCAACGGCAAGGTCGCGGCGGTGGTCGACGTGACGGGCGCCAACAACGCCGCGGCCCGCGAGCTGGCCAAGTCCGTCGCTGAACACGTCGCCGCCGGTGTACCACGCGTGCCCTATGGCGTCACGCGCGATGACGTGCCCAAGGCGTTCGTCGAAAAGGAGCGTGAGATCTTTACGGCCCAGGCGAAGGAGTCGGGCAAGCCGGACAACATCGTTGCTCGCATGGTGGACGGACAGGTCAACAAGCTCTACGCCGAAGCGGCACTGCTCGAACAGCCCTGGGTGCGCGATCCGAACATGTCGATCAAGCAGCTGGTGGAGCAGAAGGCCAGGGAAGGCGGTTCGCCGCTCGCCATCCGTCGCTTCGTGCGCTATCAGATGGGAGAGGAGTAG
- a CDS encoding UMP kinase, with protein MSLPYPRILLKLSGEALAGDKGFGYDFERVNQFAEEIKAVHELGVGIGLVIGGGNMVRGTQLAALGMDRVAADYMGMLGTVINALALQDTLEKKHLDTRVMTAIRMEELAEPYIRRRALRHFEKGRIVVFAAGTGNPYFSTDTAAALRAIQIKADVIIKATSVDGVYSADPKKNPSATRYEQISYRDVMLEELGVMDQTAVTLCKENKLPLIVLNIHEKGAVARAVRGERVGTIVQ; from the coding sequence ATGTCGCTCCCGTATCCGCGCATCCTGCTCAAACTCTCCGGTGAGGCCCTCGCCGGGGACAAGGGCTTTGGATACGATTTCGAGCGGGTCAACCAGTTTGCCGAGGAGATCAAGGCGGTCCACGAACTCGGTGTGGGGATCGGGCTGGTGATCGGCGGTGGCAACATGGTGCGCGGCACGCAACTCGCCGCACTCGGCATGGACCGTGTGGCGGCAGACTACATGGGCATGCTTGGCACCGTGATCAACGCGCTCGCCCTGCAGGACACGCTCGAAAAGAAGCACCTCGACACGCGGGTCATGACGGCGATCCGCATGGAGGAACTCGCCGAGCCGTACATCCGCCGGCGCGCGCTTCGCCACTTTGAGAAAGGCCGGATCGTCGTGTTCGCCGCCGGCACCGGCAACCCGTATTTCTCCACCGATACGGCTGCGGCGCTGCGAGCGATCCAGATCAAGGCCGACGTCATCATCAAGGCCACGTCGGTGGACGGCGTCTACAGTGCAGATCCCAAGAAGAACCCCAGCGCCACGCGTTACGAGCAGATCTCCTACCGCGACGTCATGCTCGAGGAGCTCGGGGTGATGGACCAGACGGCAGTCACGCTCTGCAAGGAGAACAAGCTGCCGCTGATTGTCCTCAACATTCACGAGAAAGGCGCAGTTGCGCGCGCGGTGCGCGGCGAGCGCGTGGGAACGATCGTGCAATGA
- the frr gene encoding ribosome recycling factor, translated as MSIANLLKDAKAHMDKAFDSTKHEFASIRSGKATTNMLDTVRVEMYGSHMMLNQVATVAAPEPRLLVVTPFDKGQIKAVEKAIREADLGLDPAIQGAIIRVPLPSMNEQRRKDLAKVIHKFAEEGRIAVRHWRTEARTGFKKLDGVSEDDVKHGEKELQKIHDEAIARIDAAMKAKEAEIMEV; from the coding sequence ATGAGCATTGCCAACCTCCTGAAGGACGCGAAGGCCCACATGGACAAGGCCTTCGACAGCACGAAACACGAGTTCGCGTCGATTCGGTCGGGCAAGGCCACGACCAACATGCTCGATACCGTCCGCGTCGAGATGTATGGCAGCCACATGATGCTGAACCAGGTGGCCACCGTCGCGGCCCCGGAGCCGCGACTGCTGGTGGTCACGCCCTTCGACAAGGGGCAGATCAAGGCCGTCGAAAAGGCGATCCGTGAGGCCGATCTCGGGCTCGATCCGGCGATCCAGGGCGCGATCATCCGTGTCCCGTTGCCCTCGATGAACGAGCAGCGGCGCAAGGATCTCGCGAAGGTCATCCACAAGTTCGCCGAAGAGGGCCGCATTGCCGTGCGCCATTGGCGCACCGAGGCCCGCACTGGCTTCAAGAAGCTCGACGGCGTGTCCGAGGACGACGTGAAGCACGGAGAAAAGGAACTGCAGAAGATCCACGATGAGGCGATCGCCCGTATCGACGCCGCGATGAAGGCGAAGGAAGCCGAAATCATGGAGGTCTGA
- a CDS encoding phosphatidate cytidylyltransferase translates to MGELARRVAVAVVGIPLVVGLVYLGELPLALFLGVLGGLGAWELFRMTRRLGIEALDVPGIAVAAAVPLYAALDRLSLLQSPAAIAAVVLVALLGVTLGARGVEGRPLETVAVTAFGAVYAGGLLTFAYLLRHHRFVTTPSAGMALVLFPVVLTWASDIGAYFVGRALGRAKLMPSISPGKTRAGAVGALAVTMAAAVAYNTLVLRPVAQLALTPAMVVIFGGVVSVVAQVGDLFESMLKRQAGVKDSSHLLPGHGGILDRLDSLYFVLPIAYLVLNRLLVAAPR, encoded by the coding sequence ATCGGCGAACTGGCGCGCCGAGTCGCAGTCGCGGTCGTCGGCATTCCCCTCGTCGTTGGGCTCGTCTACCTGGGCGAGCTCCCGCTGGCGCTGTTCCTGGGCGTACTCGGCGGGCTCGGCGCGTGGGAACTCTTTCGCATGACACGCCGCCTCGGCATCGAGGCCCTCGATGTACCCGGCATTGCCGTTGCCGCCGCCGTGCCGCTCTATGCGGCTCTCGATCGGTTGTCCCTGCTCCAGAGTCCGGCTGCGATCGCTGCCGTGGTCCTGGTGGCGCTCCTCGGCGTGACGCTGGGGGCGCGCGGTGTCGAAGGGCGACCGCTCGAGACGGTTGCCGTGACGGCGTTTGGCGCGGTGTACGCCGGCGGGTTGCTCACCTTCGCCTACCTCTTGCGACACCACCGATTCGTGACGACGCCGAGCGCTGGCATGGCGCTGGTGCTGTTCCCGGTCGTGCTGACGTGGGCGTCCGATATTGGCGCGTATTTCGTCGGACGCGCACTCGGGCGGGCGAAGCTCATGCCGTCGATCAGCCCCGGCAAGACGCGCGCGGGCGCCGTGGGTGCACTGGCGGTGACGATGGCCGCCGCGGTCGCCTACAACACGCTGGTGTTGCGGCCCGTGGCGCAGCTCGCACTCACGCCAGCGATGGTGGTGATCTTTGGCGGTGTGGTGAGTGTGGTGGCGCAGGTCGGGGACCTGTTCGAATCGATGCTCAAGCGGCAGGCCGGCGTGAAGGACAGCTCGCACCTGCTCCCGGGTCATGGCGGCATTCTCGATCGCCTCGACTCGCTCTACTTCGTGCTGCCGATCGCGTACCTCGTCCTCAACCGGCTGCTCGTCGCCGCACCGCGATGA
- a CDS encoding 1-deoxy-D-xylulose-5-phosphate reductoisomerase, producing the protein MTPAGVAILGATGSIGRSALRVLERHADRFVPRALTAHSNVDALAACAGRFNVPFVGVVDAPPETPGHWRRGAGVLTDAAALPDVDIVLNAVVGAAGLDATLAALAAGKRVALANKESLVVAGALVLEAARAGKGSVVPIDSEHSAILQCLGNAPSTQVRRLILTASGGPFRTWDAEKLRAATLEDALQHPTWRMGRKITVDSATLANKALEVIEAHFLFGIPYEAIEVVVHPQSIVHSLVEFVDGSVVAQMGVPSMELPILYALTHPDRLDDAGVPRFDPIGSSPLTFEPVRHEAFPALQLGIEAGRTGGAAPAVFNAANEQAVSLVLDGRIALGGIPGAIGAALEALGGMPGTTRDQLMAADAAARNLVRTHCRC; encoded by the coding sequence ATGACACCGGCTGGCGTTGCCATTCTCGGAGCCACCGGTTCGATCGGGCGGTCGGCGCTCCGGGTCCTCGAGCGCCACGCCGACCGCTTCGTGCCGCGCGCGTTGACGGCGCACTCCAATGTGGATGCACTGGCCGCGTGTGCAGGTCGGTTCAATGTTCCCTTCGTCGGCGTGGTCGATGCACCGCCGGAGACTCCCGGGCATTGGCGCCGTGGCGCCGGAGTCCTGACGGACGCCGCCGCGCTGCCAGACGTCGACATCGTGCTCAACGCGGTCGTCGGCGCGGCCGGCCTGGATGCGACGCTTGCCGCGCTCGCGGCCGGAAAGCGTGTTGCCCTGGCAAACAAGGAATCACTGGTGGTCGCCGGGGCGTTGGTGCTCGAGGCCGCCAGAGCGGGGAAGGGGAGCGTGGTTCCGATCGACTCCGAGCACTCCGCGATCCTGCAGTGCCTGGGCAACGCCCCGTCGACTCAGGTTCGGCGCTTGATCCTTACCGCCTCGGGCGGGCCCTTCCGGACCTGGGACGCCGAAAAGCTCCGCGCCGCGACGCTGGAGGACGCGTTGCAGCATCCCACCTGGCGCATGGGCCGCAAGATCACGGTCGACAGCGCGACCCTGGCCAACAAGGCGCTGGAAGTGATCGAGGCCCATTTTCTCTTTGGGATTCCATACGAGGCGATCGAGGTGGTGGTGCATCCGCAGAGCATCGTGCACTCCCTGGTGGAGTTCGTGGACGGGAGCGTGGTGGCGCAGATGGGCGTTCCGTCGATGGAGCTGCCGATCCTGTATGCGCTTACGCATCCCGATCGTCTGGACGACGCCGGGGTACCACGATTCGATCCCATCGGCTCGTCGCCGCTGACGTTCGAGCCTGTGCGCCACGAGGCGTTTCCGGCGCTGCAACTCGGGATCGAAGCCGGTCGTACGGGTGGTGCCGCTCCGGCGGTGTTCAATGCAGCAAACGAGCAGGCGGTGTCCCTGGTGCTCGACGGACGGATCGCCCTGGGCGGCATTCCCGGCGCGATCGGCGCCGCGCTCGAGGCGTTAGGCGGGATGCCGGGTACCACGCGTGACCAGTTGATGGCAGCCGATGCGGCTGCCAGGAACCTCGTACGGACTCATTGCCGATGTTAG
- the rseP gene encoding RIP metalloprotease RseP: MLAWLAPLIVFGLVVFVHELGHFLAAKLVGVYAPVFSFGWGPRLWGIRRGETDYRVSWFPVGGFVAMATRDSESASAIEGGTDVSAREPAEGVPGHQRGLNPIPHDPSALKPFGPIPVPPERWVESKPLWAKIFVLSAGVIMNAVLALVVAVGSVYYYGRPYQPAVVDSVVAGRPAAVAGFVAGDSIVSIDGAVVTRWTDMVDRIASSAGTSLAFAVVRTNGERVTLRVTPEVVDEPDPVTGAPTKVGKVGIAPPQRVQRESVALGTAVTDGWTATTAMGSEVFKVVGGLFSGSVSVKQLGGPIRIAQVSFQAAKSGVETLLYLLAFLSINIAVLNLIPLPLLDGGQIVLRIVESIKGSEFSMRTQEYIMRVGVIFLLVTFVLVMFNDIKAIFS; encoded by the coding sequence ATGTTAGCCTGGCTCGCCCCGCTCATCGTGTTTGGCCTCGTGGTCTTCGTCCACGAACTTGGCCACTTTCTCGCCGCGAAGCTCGTCGGCGTCTACGCTCCGGTGTTCTCGTTTGGCTGGGGCCCGCGACTCTGGGGCATCCGGCGCGGAGAGACCGACTATCGGGTGTCGTGGTTCCCGGTGGGTGGGTTCGTGGCCATGGCCACGCGTGACTCGGAGTCCGCGAGCGCCATCGAAGGGGGGACCGACGTGTCCGCCCGCGAGCCCGCCGAAGGGGTGCCGGGCCACCAACGCGGACTCAATCCCATTCCCCACGATCCGTCTGCGCTCAAGCCCTTCGGGCCGATCCCGGTCCCGCCGGAGCGGTGGGTCGAATCGAAGCCGCTCTGGGCCAAGATCTTCGTGTTGTCGGCCGGCGTGATCATGAACGCGGTGCTCGCGCTCGTCGTGGCCGTCGGGAGCGTGTACTACTACGGCCGACCCTACCAGCCTGCCGTCGTGGACTCGGTGGTGGCTGGCCGCCCGGCCGCGGTGGCGGGTTTTGTGGCCGGGGATTCGATCGTGTCCATTGACGGCGCGGTGGTCACCCGCTGGACTGACATGGTGGATCGGATCGCCTCGTCGGCCGGTACGTCGCTCGCATTTGCCGTGGTCAGAACGAACGGTGAACGCGTCACACTGCGGGTGACTCCCGAGGTTGTGGACGAGCCCGATCCCGTCACGGGCGCGCCGACGAAGGTCGGCAAGGTCGGCATCGCGCCGCCCCAGCGTGTGCAGCGCGAATCCGTGGCACTCGGTACCGCTGTCACCGACGGTTGGACGGCAACGACCGCGATGGGCTCTGAAGTATTCAAGGTGGTGGGGGGCCTGTTCAGCGGCAGCGTGTCGGTGAAGCAGCTCGGAGGGCCGATCCGCATCGCGCAGGTGTCCTTTCAGGCCGCGAAGAGCGGCGTGGAAACGCTGCTCTATCTGCTCGCCTTCCTCAGCATCAACATCGCGGTGCTGAACCTCATCCCCTTGCCACTGCTCGACGGCGGCCAGATCGTCCTGCGTATCGTGGAGTCGATCAAGGGCAGCGAGTTCAGCATGCGCACGCAGGAATACATCATGCGTGTAGGCGTCATCTTTCTTCTGGTGACGTTCGTGCTCGTGATGTTCAACGACATCAAGGCGATCTTCTCATGA
- a CDS encoding serine/threonine protein kinase, which translates to MPDRYLGKTLGKYRVEELIGSGGFAWVYRGYDPTLEIPVALKVLKPQFAGDPTFEERFRREASTAARLRHPNIVKIYEVGRDGDAVYFAMDFLPSGLAARLETTPFLAEEFVIKVGMDVARALGFAHREGVIHRDIKVDNILFDVHGNAVVADFGIARAVSGYTQQTGTNMVVGTPQYFAPEQARAKPLDGRADIYSLGVSMYRASTGRLPFEGEDWYEIARAHVEDVPPSPRSLAPSISPAFERLLLRCLAKHPDDRPATGEQLSDELAEVQANPRALTHASGNSGMFLSPTETPTIRERAVIPGRRRRRKGAQRVALVVLGLVVLAAGALPLLARRNGQAAPIGEPPPLLPAGTFMMDQRLADSLRSDSTVDPIDAVIAGLQRADSSRATRPVTRLSVTATEGAQVTVNGVPVGTGTWSTDTLKAGTYQVRALLSAPEGCETASASRPVQLRAGTTQRVALDVRSCGTLSVSLGNDPLPAGARWQVQGGGIRREGALPLQGAIVLPAGLYELRITADRPCQDYQQEVQISAERPFSRRVRLLCEVTPDR; encoded by the coding sequence GTGCCAGATCGCTACCTCGGCAAAACCCTCGGCAAGTATCGCGTCGAGGAGCTGATCGGCTCTGGCGGCTTCGCCTGGGTATACCGTGGGTACGACCCCACGCTCGAGATCCCGGTCGCGCTCAAGGTGCTCAAGCCCCAGTTCGCCGGGGATCCGACCTTCGAGGAGCGATTCCGCCGCGAGGCCTCGACCGCCGCCCGACTCCGGCACCCCAATATCGTCAAGATCTACGAGGTCGGCCGCGACGGCGACGCGGTGTACTTCGCCATGGATTTCCTCCCCTCCGGGCTCGCCGCCCGCCTCGAAACGACCCCGTTCCTCGCCGAAGAGTTTGTCATCAAGGTCGGGATGGACGTGGCCCGGGCGCTCGGGTTTGCCCATCGCGAGGGCGTGATCCACCGCGATATCAAGGTCGACAACATCCTGTTCGACGTGCATGGCAATGCCGTGGTGGCGGACTTCGGCATCGCGCGCGCCGTGTCGGGCTACACGCAGCAGACCGGCACCAACATGGTCGTCGGCACGCCGCAATACTTCGCCCCTGAGCAGGCCCGGGCCAAGCCACTCGATGGCCGCGCCGACATCTACTCGCTCGGCGTTTCCATGTACCGCGCGTCCACCGGCCGACTGCCGTTTGAGGGCGAAGACTGGTATGAAATTGCGCGGGCCCACGTCGAGGACGTGCCGCCAAGCCCGCGGTCGCTGGCACCGAGCATATCCCCGGCCTTCGAGCGACTCCTGCTTCGTTGTCTCGCCAAACATCCGGACGACCGCCCGGCGACCGGCGAGCAGCTCTCGGACGAGCTGGCCGAGGTCCAGGCGAACCCGCGGGCGCTGACGCACGCGTCAGGCAACTCGGGGATGTTCCTGTCACCCACCGAAACGCCGACCATTCGCGAGCGCGCGGTCATTCCAGGGCGTCGGCGTCGGCGAAAGGGCGCACAGCGGGTGGCGCTCGTCGTGCTGGGCCTCGTGGTCCTCGCCGCAGGCGCTCTCCCGCTCCTGGCGCGCCGCAACGGTCAGGCAGCCCCCATCGGGGAGCCGCCGCCCCTGCTGCCGGCCGGGACGTTCATGATGGACCAACGGCTCGCCGACTCGCTCCGGTCCGACTCGACGGTGGACCCCATCGACGCCGTGATCGCCGGCCTCCAGCGTGCCGACTCGTCCCGCGCGACACGGCCGGTCACGCGGCTGAGCGTCACCGCGACCGAAGGCGCCCAGGTCACGGTGAATGGCGTGCCCGTGGGAACCGGCACGTGGTCGACCGACACGCTCAAGGCGGGCACATACCAGGTGCGCGCGCTGTTGTCTGCGCCGGAGGGATGTGAGACCGCGAGTGCCTCGCGGCCCGTGCAGCTCCGGGCAGGGACGACGCAGCGCGTCGCGCTCGACGTGCGATCGTGTGGCACGTTGTCGGTTTCGCTCGGCAACGATCCGCTGCCAGCGGGAGCCCGCTGGCAGGTCCAGGGGGGCGGCATCCGCCGCGAGGGTGCGCTCCCCCTTCAGGGCGCGATCGTGCTGCCCGCCGGGCTGTACGAGTTGCGGATCACGGCGGATCGGCCCTGCCAGGACTACCAGCAGGAGGTGCAGATCTCCGCGGAGCGGCCGTTCTCCCGCCGGGTGCGACTGCTGTGCGAGGTCACTCCGGACCGTTAG
- the rpsO gene encoding 30S ribosomal protein S15, whose product MSFEKAATIGKYKTHETDTGSARVQIAVLTERINYLTGHFKTHPKDHHGRRGLLKMVGKRRRLLEYLKSSDVDGYRQVIGDLGLRH is encoded by the coding sequence ATGAGTTTTGAAAAGGCAGCGACGATCGGGAAGTACAAGACGCACGAGACGGACACCGGTTCGGCGCGTGTACAGATCGCGGTGCTCACGGAGCGCATCAACTACCTGACCGGGCATTTCAAGACGCACCCGAAAGATCATCACGGTCGTCGCGGTCTCCTGAAGATGGTCGGCAAGCGCCGCCGCCTGCTCGAGTACCTCAAGTCGTCCGATGTGGACGGGTACCGTCAGGTGATCGGCGACCTTGGTCTGCGCCACTAG